Below is a genomic region from Myxococcus fulvus.
ACCCGCTCCACCGCGAACCACTCCGCCATGTCCGCGCGCGCGACCAGGAACACCTGCGTGCCCGGCTTGTCCAAGGGATGCGCCGACTCCTGGACCGCGTAGGTGCCGTCATGCCGGCCGCGCCACTCCAGCGTCCGTCCGTCCCCGCGTGCCGAGCGCGTCACGAGCAAGAGCTCGTCGCACACCATGAAGCACGACAACAGGCCGATGCCGAACTGGCCGATGAAGTCCTTGCGGCGGGCCTCCAGGGCCTCGCGCTTGGAGGACTCGCCGATGGTGGCCAGGAAGCGGTGGATTTCCTCTTCCGTCAGGCCCACCCCGTCGTCGCTGAAGACCAGGGTGGGGGGGCCTCCGTCCTGCTTCTCCACCAGCTCCAGACGCACGGTGCCGGTGTGGGAGGGCTCCAGGTGCTGGCGGGCCCGGATGGCGTCGGTGGCGTTCTGGAGCAGCTCGCGGAGGTAGACGCCCGGGGAGCTGTACAGATGGTGGGACAGGAGGTCGATGACCCCACGGAGGCTGACTTGGAATCGGTGGTCCACGCTGGGGTCCACCATCCTTCCCGGAGCCCGTCATGTCGACCGTTCTTTCGAGATTGCGGCCTTCGAGCCGCCGGGGCATCTGTCCGCCCCGGGGCAGGCGATGTGCGCAGGCCCTTGATTGGCCGCCTGGACAGTGCCAAGCGGCGGCCCGGCCGGGGTGTGCCCTCGCGGCAACCCGGCGACACGTCGAGACTTTCGACCCGAGAGAGGACAACCATGCGGAACGAGCTCAGGGCAGTCGCGGTGGGTGCGCTGTTGACCTTCGGTGGCACGGCCATGGCGCAGGACGCCGCCACGCCCCCGGCGGCCCCGGCCCCGAAGAAGGCGGACGCGGCGAAGCCCGCGGCCACCAAGGGCAAGGTGGAGGTGACGTGGTGGGGCCACGCGGCCTTCGTGGTGCGCACCCCGGGCGGGGCGGTGATTGCCATCGACCCGTGGCTCACCAACCCCAAGGCGCCCAAGGACGCCGCGCAGCCGGAGGCGCTGGACGCCATCCTCCTCACCCACGGGCACTTCGACCACGTGGGCGAGGCCAAGGCGCTGGCGCAGAAGACGGGCGCCAAGGTGTTCGGCTCGTTCGAGCTGGTGAACCAGCTGGGCCTGCCGGAGACGCAGGCGGTGGGCGCCAACGCGGGCGGGACGTTCCAGGTGAAGGACGTCACGCTGCACCTGGTGGAGGCGGTGCACTCCAGCAGCTACCAGGCGGACCCCAAGGCCCCGGCGCAGTACGCGGGCGCGCCGCTGGGCTACGTGCTGAAGGTCGACAAGGGGCCCACGCTGTACCACGCGGGTGACACGGCGCCGTTCGAGTCCATGTCGCTCATCGCCACCCAGTTCAAGCCCACGGTGGCGATGCTGCCCATCGGCGGGCACTTCACCATGGGGCCCGCGGAGGCGGCGCAGGCGGCGCGGCTGCTGAAGGTGCAGAGCATCGTCCCCATGCACTTCGGCACCTTCCCGCTCCTGCAGGGCACGCCCGATGCGCTGCGTGGCGAGCTCAAGAAGACGCGCCCGGGCACGAAGGTGCTGGAGCTGGAGCCGGGCAAGTCCACGGCGCTGTAGGCCCGGGTCTCCGTCCGGGGTGGGACTCTTCCGGAGCCGTAGAAGTCTGGGTTCTGGAGGGGCTGACTCCGGGCGGTCGAATCTCCCGGAGGCCGGGTGGCGTCGCGAAGGCCCCCTGGGTTACATCCGGCGGACCGTCTCCAGGCGTCCGTCGGCGGGTCCGGGGGTGTTCCGGTGTTGGATTTCAGCAAGGCGGGGTGGTTGACCCCGCTCCTCAACGAAGCGGTCGCGGCCCA
It encodes:
- a CDS encoding metal-dependent hydrolase, producing MRNELRAVAVGALLTFGGTAMAQDAATPPAAPAPKKADAAKPAATKGKVEVTWWGHAAFVVRTPGGAVIAIDPWLTNPKAPKDAAQPEALDAILLTHGHFDHVGEAKALAQKTGAKVFGSFELVNQLGLPETQAVGANAGGTFQVKDVTLHLVEAVHSSSYQADPKAPAQYAGAPLGYVLKVDKGPTLYHAGDTAPFESMSLIATQFKPTVAMLPIGGHFTMGPAEAAQAARLLKVQSIVPMHFGTFPLLQGTPDALRGELKKTRPGTKVLELEPGKSTAL